The genomic region GTCCTTCTGAAGGATTTGCAAGTGGTAAGTTTCATTCAGAAGGCTTGCTTGACTTCAATTTTGAGCAGCTGGAAAGCCAAACCACTAAACAGACAGACACCTTCACTTCCAAAATTGGTGGGAAGAGTGTCAGTGTAGCAAGGGAAAAGCTCCGTCGCTGGACTCCTTACCCTTCACAGAAGACTCTGGATTTACAATCAGGAATGAAAGAAGTCACTGGTAATAAGTCAGAAATGATAGATAAGCCTCTCTTTGATTTTAGCTTGATAACCGTGGGAATAAAAGAGCCCCAAAATGATAAAACAAATAATTCtcgaaaactgaaaacaaaaaaagaaaaatatactggaTCTCTTAAACACAAAACCTCTTCAGATTGCACTGCTTCCTATGAGGTGGTAAGAGAATGTCCCATTACAGGGAAACCTGAACAAGAGCCTAATTTAAATAAGACACCATTATTAAAATCCCCACTCCTTCCAACTCCAGGCACTAAATCAGTTCCTCAAAAGCAAGATTCAAAGAATCCCTCACAAAACaccaaaattaattcttttttccctGGGGAACACTCAAATCCTTTGACTAAACCCACTGTGGAAGATAACCAGAGTTCTTGCATATCCAAAATGCGAAGTCCAGGTCCTCATGTTTTAAAAGGAAGTAATAAAAGTCCACTTGGAACTCAAAGGGATCCTGACGAAAATGTAAGTGATACATTACAGAAAGCCAAAGATGTGCTGCAGTGTCATGAGTCACTGCAAAACCCACTTAGTGCTTCTAAGAGGACCAGGAATTACGCAAAAGCAAGTAGGAATgtagaagagtctgaaaaaggatCTTTGAAGATTGAATTTCAAGTACACGCATTAGAAGATGAAAGTGATGGAGAGAGATCTGACACAGAGAAGCATGGGACAAAAATCGAAACCCTGGGTTCTACAACTACAGAAGTTTTATCCTGCAGTACTCCTGCTGCTGATGAGAAAAGGGGGGATGACCAAAACCTGGAAACATCTAGAAAGCCATCCACTTCCCCATGTAACTCAACAGTTCACCAAAAAGAAACTGAGTTGCAAATGACATCTGTAGCCAGCCCACAGTCTGGTTTACTGCTAGATTTGAAAACCTCTCTAGAAGATGCACAGGTTGATAACCCTGTTAAATCTCATGAATCTTATGAAACTGAAGGCTTTGAGAGTACTAGCTTGGATGCCGAGCTTCAAAAAAGCGATATAGGTCAACCCTCAGGTCCCCTTCTGCCTGAACTAAGCAAGCTTGGCTTTCCTGCCTCACTCCAGAGAGATCTAACCCGGCACATTAGCTTGAAGAGCAAAACTGGAGCACACCTTCCTGAGCCAAACCTCAACAGTGCTCGCCGCATCCGCAACATCAGTGGTCATCGGAAgagtgagacagagaaggaatCTGGGCTCAAGCCAACCCTTCGGCAGATTCTGAATGCATCTCGAAGAAATGTCAACTGGGAACAGGTCATTCAGCAAGTAACCAAGAAAAAGCAAGAGCTAGGCAAAGGCTTACCCAGGTGTGTGCCTCTTAgtatccatttccttttttttttcttttaaacttaccCTTTGGCTGTGGTCAAGAGAATTCTACTTGTTGAGTTTAATTAAATGTTTGCAAAAAATATCTGTTGTAGATGTCTGGTTTAAATATCCAAGAGTGACTGCTACTCTATAACAAATGGAATAAAGTGTTTCCTAGCAGGGAATTCAGATTACAAAGAAGCACACCTACTTCTGAGAAATGAAGTGAGGGGAATGCCATCAGAAATCCATCGCTTTGGTGATAGGGGCCATAAAGTGACAGCATTACAAAAATGTCTATCTGTAGCTCTGTATTTAACTATAGATCTTAACGAGTGATACAGCTTTTAGATATAACTTCTCATTACCTTTTACTTAGAACGTATAAGTGGTTATCTTTCTGTATCTGCTGTGGGCATTGTATTTGTGATCACAAAATACATTCTCCTGAGTACTTGTGTAATAGTTTGGCTGTTCACCTTACGTTAAGGCACTAAACTTTTCTGAATGGGAAAGCAGTGTTCAACATAGGTTTGCTACTTGCAAATCATCCTGCTGTGTTTTAAttatatagccctccaggcttaaATTTCCATCCTTGTTGAAATAACATTTATTgtaccttcttttcttttcccataaCTTGTGGGTATCAttgaaattatgaagttcttaGCATGGTGTCTGTTGCTTGTAAATGCTTGATGaacacttttgtttgtttgctattaAAAATTACATACTTACTGTTGATTTAGAGCTCCATATTAAATAAAACCTTCAGTTTTTATTCCTTCCCTTTGTATATAGCTATATACAAATATCTAATTTACTAGTTGTTACATTATAATACTTAGCGTTAACTTTGTGTTTAGAATTACTAGACTCAGTTCCTTGAGGGCCGAAGCCATCTATTTACATTTGCAATCTCTGCCTAGCAGAGTTTCTCACATTAAGCGGTGCCCCCTCTCCCAGCTTTGTCtgattgatgatttttttttttctttttccttctttcttgaggTTTGGCATAGAAATGGTGCCTCTAGTTCAAAATGAGCAAGAGGTCTTGGATCTAGATGGGGAGCCTGATCTGTCTGATCTAGAAGGATTCCAGTGGGAAggtgtttccatttcttcatccCCTGGGTTGGCAAGGAAGCGAAGCCTTTCAGAGAGCAGTGTGATCATGGACAGGGCTCCTTCTGTGTATAGCTTCTTCAGTGAGGAAGGCACAGGCAAAGAAAATGAGCCCCAGCAGATTTTTTCACCTAATAATTCATTCAGATCTGCACAGAGTCAAAAACCAAACATGAGCCTTAAGCAGGAAGTGACACCTCTGGCTGCCTCCCTAAGAACAGATGAAGGAACTGAAAATGTTGCTACTCGAAGGCGACATAGTGCGCAATTATCTCCTGACCGTACAATACCTTTGATGCATTTGACAAAAGAGCTGCACAGCCAGGAGAGCTCTCTACTACTTTCAGAGAATCACAATGCCCAGGAGAGTAATGGAGAAGGAAACTCTTTATCATCAAATGCATCCTCAGCACTCGCAAACTCCAGTTTGGCAGATGCAGCCACAGACAGCAGCTGTACCTCTGGTGCTGAACAGAATGATGGCCAGAATGTTAGAAAGAAACGAAGAGCCACTGGAGTGAGTATGATTCCTGTATGTTTTGTAGAACATTTCATGTGGTGACTTGACTGTGATAAGAAAAACAATGTTTTTCTTGGGTACCTGGGCTTGTGTTTTGCCCTACTCTGGAATAGAAGATTTCTGAGGcttttactttcatatttttgtccTACTGGTTTCTTTCTTTGAGTAGCTCTACTAAGTTAGATGTAATTGAATATGAATGTACAGTACTGGGAAAATATGAAGTCATCTCTAAAACTAGTCTCTAAGCCAATGATTCTTTGTATCACCTGACCAAGGAATGAGCCACATTTTCAGCTGTAACTTTATCTGTTTTCATGATGCATTCTGTACTGCTATTGAAGAAGGGTACTCTAGTGTTGTATTTGTAGGGCATGTATGCTTGTTGGACCCAGAACTATTAGGCTTAATAAGGTAGTTTTAATACTATGAGAGTACATCTATATGAGCATAGTCTTAGTCTCTGTTGCTTTGTCTTTTGTACTTGAGTTGCCTAGCCTGGTCCTTTTAGAATCCATTACTTCACTGACACTTCTCTTTTGGCACCTCTGATGGTTAATATTGCTTAACCCTTTCAGAAACCCTTTCTGTAAAGAAAGAGTTGCTGATAGTAGTATAGACTGGAATCTGACACTCAGAAAAGGACTGTTTCCTTTAACATTGAGACAATATAACAAACTAGTTAAAGGCATGGGTTgtagacctggattcaaattccaTCTCTGCCCTGTTGAACTAGATGTTGTAGCAGATAGTATTGGGTGAGAGATGGATTGTCTTATGACATAGCTGATGTCTTGGGTCTTATCTCACAGACTGTTGAGTTTTTTGTTGTAAAGATTTTCTTGCTGAATTCTAAAGTAGAAACTATGAAATCAGATATGTTTTACTAGCTTTTAGCAAGGTGAAGTGCTTTGCCCAAGCCCTTGGGCTTTACTACCTCTAGGATGCTAGGGAGGTACTTGACcttgattgtatttttttttgttaaatacaTTCAGTCAACTAATATCTGAGCTCATACTGTGTATATGAAACTTCTAACCTGATGGTAGCAATCATGAATAATAATGTATGACTGACTTAGTATTGATTCTTTTTCCCCCTCCTGGATAATGGCCtttgaatatttaatattgttcttttttttttttaatctccttagGATGGATCTTCTCCTGAACTGCCAAGTcttgagagaaaaaataaaagaaggaaaattaaaggaaagaaaggtaTAGTATAGACTATTCTGCCAAAAACAAACTGTTCTTATATCACTTCAGCCTTTTACAACTTGATATACAAGTACAGTTTATCAAACAGAGAACAcccatttattaatttatgatATTTTTGTTGCCTTGCTTAAGGGCATAGAAAAGATTTGATTTTCTACTGTATCCAGTTGGAGCTATAAAAGAAATACGTGATACCACCTAAACCAGAAAGCTGAAATTAATATATATCATGGACAAATTGAGTTCAGTATAAAACCAGAAAGTCTCACTGGGTCTTTTCAGTGGAATGAAGAGAAACAAGACATTTAGTAGAAGTTTTTATCCCTCTTGGTCATTTACAGCCATTTCACTCACTTTCTGAGGAATCTTGGTTGCTTTTCTCATGTAAATTAAGGAGAGAAGTTATTTGTGGAGCTCCTTGACTGATAGGCTTTTATGACTCTTGCCTTTCACTGATTCACACACCATTTCAGTATAAGATCTAGTGTAGGAAGTGACTGGATGAACTTTGGATGGCTGGATGTGACAAGGCAGGAGTCAAAGATGATACCAGTTTCTAGCTGGAGCAGTTGATGGCTTTATTTATAGAGCTAGAAAACTTTATGAGAGTTACAGGTTGAGGGTAGAAGAAGATGGGAGTTCCCTTTTGGATCCCTTGAGTTAAAGGACTTTAGAGACACCTTAGAAGTATCCGGTTGGTAGATATGTGGGTCTGGAATTTAGGGGAGCGGTCTTGGCATATTGCATGGGCAAGAGACAGATATAAAATGACAAATACATGTAGTAGGACATTTTATTTCAAAGCTATATTTTCTtcaggaaaatatatattattttatattaaatatatttttatttatttaaaatttttatattaaagttattttatattaaagaacCTTAATATATTaaggttttaattttatattaaagagaactattttaaattaactaaCAGACTAGAAAAATAGGAATCCAGAAGAGAGTGCAAGCAGTTTAGGTTTGGGGCCCAATATAAGCCAAAGCCTTGATTAAAGAGGGTAGTAGATAAAGGAAGATGGGAAGTGAAACCTATAGGAGTTGATTTCCCCAGGGCAGAGGTTTTGCTTGGAAGCGTCATTGTGGAAGATGGTGATTTGGTAAGATGGTACGATGTGGTGGTACACTTGAAACCATGAAGCTTGGTCTCTAGCTCTGATAGCATGTGGCTTGACTATGTGATTTGTAAAAAATTTTATGAGTCTCCTTTCAGTGACCTAGTGGGGAGAAAATAAAGGCCTATCCTAGATAATTGATGCAGTTCCCTGGATTATTGAAGAGAAATCTCTAATATTAAACTAAGCCTTATGGTTTCTTTTGACAGAACGTTCTCAGGTTGACCAGCTGCTGAGTATTTCTTTAAGAGAGGAAGAACTAAGTAAATCATTGCAGTGCATGGATAACAATCTTCTGCAAGCTCGTGCAGCACTTCAGACAGCTTATGTTGAAGTTCAGAGGCTACTTGTGCTTAAGCAGCAGGTAACAGCAGATGGGATGTTTAATGAAAATGGATCATCTTAAAGttgaatttaaaaatgcttaacaaaatactttatttttagatAACTATGGAGATGAGTGCCCTGAGGACCCATAGAATACAGATTCTACAGGGATTGCAAGGTATTCAGAGTCTCATGGATTGTACTGTCTATAACTTGTCTAGAGGGGAATTAAAAGAGTTATGAAAAAGTTAATATGATTATTCTCATGTCTCCTTGATTCCATCCTTCTGTAGAAAGGCCTATAAGACTATACGTCCCCAAAATGCTTAGCAATAGAAATAATGTTATAGAAAGAGTCTTGGGTTAGGCATCCCAAGACTGGGGTACAAATTTGGCTCTTCTACTAGTACCAGCATGACTTTGGAGAAGTCActtaaaatctgaaaaattaGAATATTAATGCCTGCCTGTCCGTATCCTCATTGGTTGTACATATAGCTTACGTAACAGTCTATTTTAAAGAACTATGAGCATCTTTAAAATTctcttgtaatttaaaaatacaagttgGCTCAGTAATGAGTGGCTTTTCAGATAACATTTTTGCATTTGTATGTGTGTACGTTTCCCATTCTAGAAACATATGAACCTTCTGAACGTCCAGACCAGGTTCCCTCTAACCTTACACGAGAACAGAAGAATGTTAGATCTCAAACATCTACTGATGGCACACTTCTGCCTAGTCCTTTTTTCCCGAATTTCCTGGAACCTCTATCTTCCCACGTGTCTCCATCATCCACTGGAACCCCTCTCCAAGCAATTACATCTTCTTTCCAAGCTCATGGCAGTGTTCCTGCTCCAGACTCATCAGTTCAGATTAAAcaagaacccatgtctcctgaacaaGAGACTGTGAATGCTGTATCGCAAGGCTCTGCTTGCAGTCTGTCCAAGGAATTACTGCAAGCTAATAGTATGTAAACTTTTCTCTGTGCTAAGGGCAACCCTGTAGTGAGTCTAGGGCAATTTTATATTAGTGATGTAATGTCATACTTGTCCATTAAAACTAAAGTtattacaggacttccctggtgatccaatggctaagactccacactcccaatacagagggcctcaggaactagatcccacatgctacaagtaAAGATTCTGCATCTGCAACTAAAAGAATCCTACATGCCGCAATGAAGATacaagatcctgtgtgccacaactaagaccccacacagccaaataaatgaataaataaataaatatttttttaaaaagttactataGTTTTTCTTTAAGTCTTCTTATTTAGGAGCATTATTTAAATATTGGTAACTCTTCCTAATTTTCTCTAATACAGGATTGCTAAATTGACTTTGGGATTAGCATGTTACAGGTTCCATTTATTAGGATTGGTGCAGAATTGTATGTTTTTCATGAGCTAAATGGCATtgaagttgttcagtcagttTTCTAGATAAGATTCATCTTCTGGATTTCTCAGTACTTAACTGTTTTTATCATTTCGAGTACAGACTAAGGTTAATACAGACCTGAGGAACTGGTGGCCGTGATGAAAGGGCAGAGGGCTCTGGTGTTTGGAACCATCTAACAGGAACTTGGGGGTTTTGACAAATAGCCAGAGATTTTACTCTCTTTATAAAATAATCCTTATCTGGTTACCATTAGAGAATTAACTTCTAAGTTGTTTAAAATCTTATCTAAAGTTTGTATAACCACAATGGTGCTATattgaaaaattaagaaacaaattgATAATTGtgtggtattcttttttttttttttaacaaaaacaaagtctgaaGAATCATCctaaattttgctatttgttaCAGCACTAATCATTGATATGTACATCAAATATATGTTATCTTTCATATTGAATTTTGTTACTTTTATATGGAtagtatttagtatttttttttaatgtggtgacACTTTTTTCAAAAATAGCTTTTATTAGATTTCCTTTTCTGACTGCAAAAGtaatacatattcattttttcaaacaagaaagagaaaacatcagTAGAAACAATCTCCGCCCATAAAAGGAGCTTTTTAGGATATAAGACATGCACATTATTTGCAAGGCAAAATGTATAGATACTGTACTAGAAATACATGTAGGTTATGGGAAGCTGAGGAGTGAGATAACTAAACCATGACTGTTAAAGTTGTTAACATATCATCAAAGTATCATATTATTTGATAGAAATTCAATCAGCGATAACTGTAGTTTATGACTACACATAGCAGGCACAAAGACgatggaataatttttttttttccttctcaattcAGGAGAGATCAGTGACAATTGTCCAGTTTATCCAGTTACCACTGCAGCATTGTCCTTATCAGAGCTAACAGAGAGATTCCATGAGCCTAGCCAAGAACTGAAGTTTTCTGTGGAGCAAGGAATTACCAGAAACAGAGGGAACAGTCCCTCTTCCCAGTCAGCTGGTCTTCCTAGCATAGATAAAGAAAGTGAAGAGCCAAACAAAGGCAACAGTGGGTCTGAAGCCTGTACCAGTTCTTTTCCAAGATTATCCTTTGCTTCAGAAACCCCTTTAGAGAAAGAGCTCCACTCTCCAGCTGACCAGCCAGAACAACAGGCAGAGTCCACTCTGACATCAGCTGAAGCTAGGgggaacaagaaaaagaagaaacttagGAAGAAGAAAACTCTGCGGGCTGCCCATGTTCCCGAGAACAGTGACACTGAACAGGATGTGTTTACCGCTAAGCCTGTAAGGAAAGTAAAAACTGGAAAGTCTGCTAAAGGGGGGAAAGTGACAACCTCCAGCTGGGAAGATGGCAGAACTGGCGCAGAACAAGAAAGTGTCAGAGATGAGCCAGACAGTGACTCGTCTCTTGAAGTCCTAGAAGTGCCTAATCCTCAGTTAGAAGTAGTAGCCATTGATTCTTCTGAATCAGGAGAAGAGAAACCAGATAGCCCATCTAAAAAGGATATTTGGAACTCCACAGAGCAAAACTCATTAGAAACTTCTCGCTCTGGTTGTGATGAAGTTAGCTCTACCAGTGAGATTGGCACTCGCTATAAAGATGGCATCCCTGTAAGGTAAGGATACTGTGTTGGTCCAATCAGAGCAGCTTTCACCATTCTTTCATTAGAAAACAGAACTTTTTGTTccaaatcagaattttttttagagTCACATTTATAGAAAATCAGTAGGGATGACAGGTGTGGATATCTCCTTAGCAATGGCGAGTTTCTGCTTTCTCACTTGTGttgtaaatatttactgttttttcCATTCATATAAAAATTTCACATGCAGAAACTGATCTTGTATCATTgctattttgttcattgtttagaataattttttgaGTCAGGAAAATACAAGTTTTCCTACCTGTCCTGTTCACACAGATGTTAAgacttttgctattattttgtagTGTGGCAGAAACTCAGACTGTGATCTCCTCCATAAAAGGATCAAAGAACTCTTCAGGTATTTGGTTGTTCggttttatttaaatgaattacaggagggacttccctggtggtccagtggttgagagtcggccttccaatacaggggatgaGGGTTGGATCTCTGGTCTGGGGACTTGGATCCCACACatcttggggcaactaagcccatgaaccacagctaTTAATCACTATAGAGTCCATGCACTCTGgaatacataagtaaataaataaatcttacatatttaaaaaaaagtgaattgaTAAATTAATCACAGGAAAAAAGCTTTGTAAGTATTAAAGCCAGGGTTTAAATCTACTTAAATATGCTTATAGAATAGGGGATGGGGACTGGGCTTATTACCAAGAGGATGGATTACTTTGACCAGCAGTTATTGGTATCCCTGAATCCTCAAATCCTGGCATTTCAGTTTCTTATTCACATCTCTAATCTGGATCTCTCGTGTGTTCAGCTAATTAGAATAGTTGGCCTTCTGTGTCTTCAGTTCTGCATCTATGGAGTCAACTAATCACAGATCGTGTAATGggcatttattgaaaaaaaaatttgtgtgtaAGTGGACCTGCACAATTCAAagcatgttgttcaagggtcacctGTAAACGGGAGTATATATATAGGTTATATgtaaatactatgccattttatataagggacttgagcatctgtggattttggtacaTGTTGGGTGGAGGAATCCTGAAACCAATCCCCTTGGTTACCAAGGGACAATTGTATTAAGGTTTTGTTGGCTCGGGGGGTTTGGGGGGTGGTGGGCTTTGCTTTGAGAaggaattacttttaaaataatgcctTACTCAGTAAAATAACTggcagcagaggagcctggatgtgGAAAGAAAGGTATTTAGTGCCTTAAAGGGTATCATTCAAAGACTCGCTATGTAAGTATTTTTCCCCTAAGACAGAGGCCTTCCCTACCTTTTCTTAATATGAAATCTTCATAATGAAGGTCACTAATGCGAATGTGGTATTTTGCTAGGCGAACCAGGTTTTTAGGAGAATCCAGGGACTACTTTTTCatgatgttttaaatttcttattatcTTTTGAGATACAAGCCGACACATTTCTGAAACATACTGTTGTTTTCTAGAAATATCTTCAGAGCCAGGAGATGATGATGAGCCCACAGAAGGGAGCTTTG from Dama dama isolate Ldn47 chromosome 12, ASM3311817v1, whole genome shotgun sequence harbors:
- the ZNF106 gene encoding zinc finger protein 106 isoform X1 produces the protein MVRERKCILCHIVYSSKKEMDEHMRSMLHHRELENLKGRDSSHECRVCGVTEVGLSAYAKHISGQLHKDNVDAQEREDDGKEEEEEDYFDKELVQLIKQRKEQSRQDEPSNSSQEINSDDRRPQWRREDRIPYQDRESYSQPARHHRGPPQRDRKWEKDGYSNTRKNSFTHSSRNNGGSRGCSGWHKGSAGGSSPWFHNHSNSGGGWHSNNGTVDWNHTGTGRNSSWHSEGTGGFPSWHTSSSNGNWKSSARGTNSWNYSGPGDKFQPGRNRSSNCQMEDMNMLWNTKSKSNKYNQDRYKWQRQENDKVGAVATYRGPSEGFASGKFHSEGLLDFNFEQLESQTTKQTDTFTSKIGGKSVSVAREKLRRWTPYPSQKTLDLQSGMKEVTGNKSEMIDKPLFDFSLITVGIKEPQNDKTNNSRKLKTKKEKYTGSLKHKTSSDCTASYEVVRECPITGKPEQEPNLNKTPLLKSPLLPTPGTKSVPQKQDSKNPSQNTKINSFFPGEHSNPLTKPTVEDNQSSCISKMRSPGPHVLKGSNKSPLGTQRDPDENVSDTLQKAKDVLQCHESLQNPLSASKRTRNYAKASRNVEESEKGSLKIEFQVHALEDESDGERSDTEKHGTKIETLGSTTTEVLSCSTPAADEKRGDDQNLETSRKPSTSPCNSTVHQKETELQMTSVASPQSGLLLDLKTSLEDAQVDNPVKSHESYETEGFESTSLDAELQKSDIGQPSGPLLPELSKLGFPASLQRDLTRHISLKSKTGAHLPEPNLNSARRIRNISGHRKSETEKESGLKPTLRQILNASRRNVNWEQVIQQVTKKKQELGKGLPRFGIEMVPLVQNEQEVLDLDGEPDLSDLEGFQWEGVSISSSPGLARKRSLSESSVIMDRAPSVYSFFSEEGTGKENEPQQIFSPNNSFRSAQSQKPNMSLKQEVTPLAASLRTDEGTENVATRRRHSAQLSPDRTIPLMHLTKELHSQESSLLLSENHNAQESNGEGNSLSSNASSALANSSLADAATDSSCTSGAEQNDGQNVRKKRRATGDGSSPELPSLERKNKRRKIKGKKERSQVDQLLSISLREEELSKSLQCMDNNLLQARAALQTAYVEVQRLLVLKQQITMEMSALRTHRIQILQGLQETYEPSERPDQVPSNLTREQKNVRSQTSTDGTLLPSPFFPNFLEPLSSHVSPSSTGTPLQAITSSFQAHGSVPAPDSSVQIKQEPMSPEQETVNAVSQGSACSLSKELLQANREISDNCPVYPVTTAALSLSELTERFHEPSQELKFSVEQGITRNRGNSPSSQSAGLPSIDKESEEPNKGNSGSEACTSSFPRLSFASETPLEKELHSPADQPEQQAESTLTSAEARGNKKKKKLRKKKTLRAAHVPENSDTEQDVFTAKPVRKVKTGKSAKGGKVTTSSWEDGRTGAEQESVRDEPDSDSSLEVLEVPNPQLEVVAIDSSESGEEKPDSPSKKDIWNSTEQNSLETSRSGCDEVSSTSEIGTRYKDGIPVSVAETQTVISSIKGSKNSSEISSEPGDDDEPTEGSFEGHQAAVNAIQIFGNLLYTCSADKTVRAYNLVSRKCIGVFEGHTSKVNCLLVTQTSGKNAALYTGSSDHTIRCYNVKTRECVEQLQLEDRVLCLHSRWRILYAGLANGTVVTFNIKNNKRLEIFECHGPRAVSCLATAQEGARKLLVVGSYDCTISVRDARNGLLLRTLEGHSKTILCMKVVNDLVFSGSSDQSVHAHNIHTGELVRIYKGHNHAVTVVNILGKVMVTACLDKFVRVYELQSHDRLQVYGGHKDMIMCMTIHKSMIYTGCYDGSIQAVRLNLMQNYRCWWHGCSLIFGVVDHLKQHLLTDHTNPNFQTLKCRWKNCDAFFTAKKGSKQDAAGHIEHHAEDDSKIDS
- the ZNF106 gene encoding zinc finger protein 106 isoform X2, which translates into the protein MVRERKCILCHIVYSSKKEMDEHMRSMLHHRELENLKGRFGIEMVPLVQNEQEVLDLDGEPDLSDLEGFQWEGVSISSSPGLARKRSLSESSVIMDRAPSVYSFFSEEGTGKENEPQQIFSPNNSFRSAQSQKPNMSLKQEVTPLAASLRTDEGTENVATRRRHSAQLSPDRTIPLMHLTKELHSQESSLLLSENHNAQESNGEGNSLSSNASSALANSSLADAATDSSCTSGAEQNDGQNVRKKRRATGDGSSPELPSLERKNKRRKIKGKKERSQVDQLLSISLREEELSKSLQCMDNNLLQARAALQTAYVEVQRLLVLKQQITMEMSALRTHRIQILQGLQETYEPSERPDQVPSNLTREQKNVRSQTSTDGTLLPSPFFPNFLEPLSSHVSPSSTGTPLQAITSSFQAHGSVPAPDSSVQIKQEPMSPEQETVNAVSQGSACSLSKELLQANREISDNCPVYPVTTAALSLSELTERFHEPSQELKFSVEQGITRNRGNSPSSQSAGLPSIDKESEEPNKGNSGSEACTSSFPRLSFASETPLEKELHSPADQPEQQAESTLTSAEARGNKKKKKLRKKKTLRAAHVPENSDTEQDVFTAKPVRKVKTGKSAKGGKVTTSSWEDGRTGAEQESVRDEPDSDSSLEVLEVPNPQLEVVAIDSSESGEEKPDSPSKKDIWNSTEQNSLETSRSGCDEVSSTSEIGTRYKDGIPVSVAETQTVISSIKGSKNSSEISSEPGDDDEPTEGSFEGHQAAVNAIQIFGNLLYTCSADKTVRAYNLVSRKCIGVFEGHTSKVNCLLVTQTSGKNAALYTGSSDHTIRCYNVKTRECVEQLQLEDRVLCLHSRWRILYAGLANGTVVTFNIKNNKRLEIFECHGPRAVSCLATAQEGARKLLVVGSYDCTISVRDARNGLLLRTLEGHSKTILCMKVVNDLVFSGSSDQSVHAHNIHTGELVRIYKGHNHAVTVVNILGKVMVTACLDKFVRVYELQSHDRLQVYGGHKDMIMCMTIHKSMIYTGCYDGSIQAVRLNLMQNYRCWWHGCSLIFGVVDHLKQHLLTDHTNPNFQTLKCRWKNCDAFFTAKKGSKQDAAGHIEHHAEDDSKIDS